The genomic stretch GAAACCTAGTTCGAGCTAGCTTATCATCCGGTCATGAGCGAGGAGAAGACCATTACGCTTGTGGGGACCAATTAACATAACTTTCTAGAATCTCCCGTATATCGctaataatagtagtagtaggcTGATGTCAACATGCGTACTATTATGGGATACTCGGCGATTATTTAGTACACTCTTCATTAAGTGGCGAGCTAACTATTCACTATCAACAAACCCGAGAtaaaaaacaacaaaaacagcAGTAATATCAAGCACCATGCCCGTATTACATCCCTAAATCGTACTCTCCCCTGGGCAATTCTCTACCTCAATTACAAGGTCACAACGATCTTCCTCGCCGAGATGCCCTTCTGGAACAAAGAAACACCCTCAgggatcttctccaagcccTCTCCAACCACCAAGGGCTCAGGAACCGGCTTCAACGTCCCATCCTTCAACGCCTCAGGGATAAACTTGCCCCAAACATACTCAGAGATCTCCTTATGATCATGGAGATTCGCGACATCAACAACTGTTCGCACATATCAGTACACCTGACTCCCATAACGAGGATATCGGATAGGTATGAAActcaccaccaacaagcTCCACCTCTTCCGGAATATCCTTAACCGGCACAGGCAAGTTCGTAACCACACGTCCACCACCAAGTCCCTTGACCACGTCCGCACATTTCCTGAtcgtctcctcctccgcaatAGCTTCCAGGACACCCAGAAATTCCCCAGGAGTATCCCGAATAGCCTGGATCAGGTCCTGAATGATGCTATCCTCGTGGTAATCCAGCACCTTGGCGGCACCGAGGCTCTGCACGAAGGAATGGTTCTTCGCAGACGCGGTGGCGATGACGGTGGCCCCCGATGCTACTGCCATTTGAATCGCTGCGCTGCCGGTGCTCGATGAGCCGCCCCAGACGAGGATGACCTTGTTGATGGGGCTTGCTTTGGGGGTAAGGGGTAAGGGGAGTTCAAGCCGGCCAGCTGGGTAGAGGCCCATTGTTGCCGTTGATAGGGCTAGAGGGAGGACGCTCCCGCTTTCGAAGGACATGGTGTCCGGGAGGGGGGCCACGAGGTTGACTTTACAGATTGTGTAGTTCTGGAAGCCGGAGTCCCTGATTTCGTTTGTAAGGAACCAATTGGCTCCTCTACAAGGAGGTTGGTTAGTCTAGCCCTTCGGTAGTCTGTGAAGTGAGGTGGGTTTGTTCCTACCCTATTACTCGGTCTCCCTTTTTGAAGGTGGTTACGTCTTGGCCCACTTCGTAAATCTCTCCGGCTACGTCGGCGCCGAGGATCTATTTGGGCATGTTTGTTAGCTACTGTTttcaagggagaagaggtaTACTCACAAAGGGATACTTTTTGGGGAAAGGTAAGTGCGGTCCATAGATCTGGATCTT from Aspergillus oryzae RIB40 DNA, chromosome 1 encodes the following:
- a CDS encoding zinc-binding alcohol dehydrogenase family protein (NADPH:quinone reductase and related Zn-dependent oxidoreductases), translated to MSSSNSAVWLLEAGGQFVVQEAPLPSPGPDEVLIKNKAVAVNPMDWKIQIYGPHLPFPKKYPFILGADVAGEIYEVGQDVTTFKKGDRVIGGANWFLTNEIRDSGFQNYTICKVNLVAPLPDTMSFESGSVLPLALSTATMGLYPAGRLELPLPLTPKASPINKVILVWGGSSSTGSAAIQMAVASGATVIATASAKNHSFVQSLGAAKVLDYHEDSIIQDLIQAIRDTPGEFLGVLEAIAEEETIRKCADVVKGLGGGRVVTNLPVPVKDIPEEVELVGVVDVANLHDHKEISEYVWGKFIPEALKDGTLKPVPEPLVVGEGLEKIPEGVSLFQKGISARKIVVTL